The DNA region CGTCTGGTACTCGCTGCACCACTACGTGCTCAGCCAGCCCTGGAGCAGGCCCTTCGTGGGCCTGCGCAACTACCAGAAGATCTTCACGGATCCGGACTTCCTCCACACGGTGGCGGTCACCCTGGAGTACACCCTCCTGGCGGTGGCCATCGAGCTGCTGCTGGGGATGCTGCTGGCGTTCCTGCTGAACAGGGACTCGCTGCTCACGAAGATCCTCAGGCCCCTGCTCATCCTCCCGCTGATGGTGGCGCCCGCCATCGGCAGCCTGATCTGGAAGCTGGAGACCAACCCCCAGTTCGGGTTCGTCAACTTCTTCATGAGCTTCATCGGGCAGAGGTACTTCCCCTGGGGATCCAGCCCCCGCACGGCGCTGCTCACCGTGGTGCTGGTCGACGTCTGGATCTTCACGCCGTTCATCGCCCTGCTGCTGTTGGCCGGGCTGCGCTCGCTGCCGCAGCAGCCGTTCGAGGCCGCGCGGCTGGACGGCGCCGGGGCCTGGTTCACCTTCCGGACGCTGACCCTGCCGATGTTGATGCCCTACATCCTCATAGCCGTGATGTTCCGCATCCTGGACTCCCTGCAGCAGTTCGACATCATCTACGCGATGACTCAAGGCGGGCCAGGAGACACCCTGATGACCTTCCAGCTGCGCGCCTACCTGGAGGCGTTCACCTTCCTGCGGCTGAGCGAGTCGGCGGCGCTCATCCTGGTGCTGTGGGTCATCACGTACGCCATCAGCTACGTGATGGTGAGGTACTGGAACAGGGCGCGCGCCCACCTGCGGGGCGCTTGAGCTCGAGGCAAGAGTATAGCAAGGAGGCGAAGGCATGCGTAAATGGTTGGCCCACCTGGTGTTGATAGCCATCTACCTCTTCTTCCTGCTGCCCCTGTACTGGGTGGTGGCGATGTCCTTCATGACGAACCAGCAGATACTGACCTATCCACCCCAGTTCGCCTTCTCCCCCACCCTGGCCAACTACAAGGCCCTGGTGCTGGGGCAGCTGGGCGGTGGCGTGGGCACCCTGAAGGTAGACTATCTACACAACTTCATCAACAGCCTGATCGTCAGCTGCGGCGCGGTGGGGCTCTCGCTGGTCGCCGGGATACCGGCAGCTTACGCCCTCGCACGCTATCGATTCCGCGGCGCCGATAACTGGGCGTTCACCCTGCTGAGCTTCCGCTTCGCACCGGCGCTGCTGATCCTCATCCCCCTGCTGCAGATCTACCGGTCGGTGGGGCTGTACAACACCTACTGGGGCCTGATCCTGGCCTACCAGCTGATCACCCTCCCCTTCATCGTCTGGATAGTCAGGGGCTACTTCGAGGACGTCTCGCCCGAGCTGGAGTTCGCCGCTCGCCTGGATGGCTACGGCTGGTGGCGCAGCTTCTGGCACGTGTCGCTGCCGCTGGTCAAGCCCGGGGTGGTGGCGGCGGCCCTGCTGGCCTTCATCTACGCCTGGAACAACTTCATCTTCGCGCTGGTGCTGGGCTCCAGCGACGTGCAGCCGGTGACCGTCGCCATGCTGTCCTTCATGACCGCCTCCGGCATACAATACGGCGTGATAGCCGCCGCGCTGGTCATCTCCGTGGTGCCGATCCTGCTGCTGGCGGTGTACGCGCAGCGCTTCCTGGTCAGGGGGCTGAGCATGGGCGCTATCAAGGGTTAGGAGAGAGCTATGCCTAGAGTCAGGTTGGAGCACTTGGTCAAGAGTTACGGGAGGGTCCGGGCCGTCGACGACCTCTGCCTGGAGGTGGAGGACCGGGAGTTCTTCGTGCTCTACGGCCCCTCGGGGGCGGGGAAGACCACGACCCTCAAGCTCATAGCGGGTGCCGAGCACCCGGATAGCGGCGAGGTCCACATAGGTGGGCGCCGGGTGGATCTGCTGGAGCCCGATGCCCGCAACGTCGCCATGACCTTCGAGTCCTACGCGCTGTACCCGCACTACTCGGTCTACGATAATATCGCGTTCCCACTGCGGGCTCCAGACAGGCGCATGTCGAGAGCCGAGATCGACGAGCGGGTGCGCTGGGCAGCGAGGTTGCTGGGCATCGAGCACGTGCTGGGGCACAAGCCGGCCGAGATCAGCCAGGGCCAGAGGCAGCGCACGGCGTTGGCCCGGGCCATAGTGCGGCCGGCCGACGTCTACCTGTTCGATGAGCCTCTCAGCCACGTGGACGCCAAGGTCCGACACTACATGCGCGGCGAGCTACACCGGATGTCCACGATGCTCAACAACACCATCATCTACGTGACCCACGACTACGTCGAGGCGCTGTCGCTGGGCGATCGCGTGGGCGTGCTCGACCACGGCCGCCTGCACCAGGTGGGCACGCCGAGGGAGGTGTACTACGCCCCGCGCAACCTCTTCGTCGCCCTCTCCTTCGGCCAGCCGGAGATGAACATCCTCGAGGGCACCCTGACCGCCGCCAACGGTCGTCTGCGGGTGGAGACCGCACTGGGGACCACCCACCAGCTGGCGACGGGCGAGCCGCTGCCCACCGCCGGCACGGAGGTCTGGGTGGGGCTGCGCCCGCAGGACCTCCAGCTGGGCGACCTGGGCGCGGGCACCGCCTTCGATGCCGAGGTGCTGGTGTTCGAGCCCCTGGGCACGCACGGCGTGCTGCGGGCCCGCGCCAACGGCCAGGTGCTCAACGTGCTCGTGCCCCCCAACGCCAGATTCGAGCCCGGCAGCAGGGTCCTGCTGGACTACCCGGAGGACGCCTTGTACCTCTTCGACCGGGAGTCCCAACTCAACATCTTGCACCCTCGCATCACCACACCACAAGGAGCTAGAGATGGCGGAGCTAAGGCTTGAGCAGGTCCGAAAGGTGTATCGGTCCCGGGGCCGCGCCGTGGAGGCCGTCAAGGGCATCGACCTGGCGATCCAGGACGGGGAGTTCGTCGCCCTCCTGGGGCCCTCGGGCTGCGGCAAGACCTCGACCCTGCGCATGATCGCGGGGCTGGAGACGATCACCTCGGGGCGGATATACATAGGCGACCGTTTGATCAACGGGCTGGAGCCCAGCCAGCGCGACGTGGCGATGGCCTTCGAGTCCTATGCGCTCTACCCACCCCTCACGGTGCGAGAGAACATCGAGTTCCCGCTGAAGGCCCGCCGGGTGCCCCCGGATGAGAGGCGGCGCAGGGTCGAGCGCGTGGCGGAGATGCTGCAGCTGGGCCCGATCCTGGACCTCAAGCCGGCGCAGCTGTCCGGCGGGGAGCAGCAGCGCGTTTCCCTGGCGCGGGCGCTGGTGCGCAACGCCTCCGTGCTGCTGCTGGACGAGCCGATGTCGCACCTGGATCCCAGGCTCCGCTTCCAGATGCGGCTCCACCTCAAGGAGCTGCTGCAGGAGATCTCCACCACCACGATCATCGTCACCCACGACCAGCTGGAGGCGATAGCCCTAGCAGACAGGATCGCGGTAATGAACAATGGCGTGGTGGAGCAGTTCGGTGACCGTAACGAACTATACAACCGACCCGCGACGATCTTCGTCGCGGACTTCGTGGGCGAACCTCCCACGAACTTCGTGCGGTGCGCGCTGACCTCGGTGAACGGCGAGCTGGCCTTCAGGAGCCAGGACGGCGCCATCTGCCTCCCGCCACCCCACCGCCTCCGAGCGAGCCTTCGCGATCGCCTGGGTCAGGAGTTCGTCCTCGGCATCCGCCCCCAGGACATGGCGATCGCCACGCCTAAGCCAGCTTGCGATCCCTACCACCTGCCTGGCAGGATCACCTTCGTGGAGTGGATCGGCGAGGAGACGCACGTCACCGTCGAGGCGGGCCAGGCCACGCTCATCGTGGTCATGGGGGCCGAGGACTACTTCGAGGAGGGGCAGCAGGTGGACGTGACCTTCCCGGAGGAGGCCCTCCACGTGTTCGACCCCGAGAGCGGGCGTGCCCTGTGAGGAGGGGCGGCGTGGAGGCCTGCATCGGGCTGGACGTGGGCACGGGAGGGGTCCGGGCCTGCCTGGTGGACGCCGAGGGTCGCCTGCTGGCCAGCGCCGAGCGTCCCTTGGAGGCGCGGCGGGAGGGAGTCCTGTTCGAGCAGGATCCCGGGCAGTGGTGGCGGGAGGCGATGGCCTGCCTGCGGGCGCTGGCCAGGAGAGCCCATAGGGTGAACGTGAGGGCTATCAGCGTGGCGGCCACCTCCGGTACCGTGCTCTTGGTGGACGCCGAGGGCGAGCCGTTGCTGCCGGCGATCATGTACTCGGACGGCAGGGCGCAGGCGGAGGCAGCCGAGCTCAACGAGGCCCTCGCCGGGCAGTGCGCCAGGCTGGGCTACCGCTTCCACCCGTCCTGGGGGCTACCGAAGCTGCTGTGGCTGCGACGGCACCGCCCCGACCTGTGGCGCTGCGGCCGGATAGCGCACGCGGCCGACTACCTTCTGGAGAGACTGAGCGGCGTGATGGGCGTGACGGACTGGACCCAGGCGCTGAAGAGCGGCTACGACGTGGCGGAGCTGCGCTGGCCCGCCGAGGTGGCGCGGCTGCTCGAGCTGCCCCTGGAGCGGCTGCCGCAGGTAGTTGCCCCTGGCACGCCCCTTGGCACCCTCCGGCAGTCAGTATCGGAGGCACTGGGGCTGCCCCGAGACGTCATTGTTGTAGCTGGCATGACTGATGGGTGCGCAAGCCAGTTGGCCGCTGGATCGGTGAGCCCGGGTGAGTGGCTGACCGTGCTTGGGACCACGATGGTCATCAAGGGCGTGTCCAGGCAGCTGCTCCGCGATCCGGCAGGCAGGATCTATCACCATCGCCATCCACTGGGCTGGTGGTTGCCTGGTGCTGCCTCCAACACCGGCGGGGAGGCGCTCGAGCTCTGGGCTCGAGCGCGGCTGCCTGAGCTAGACGCGGCTGCGGCCAGCAGGATCCCCACGGGCTTGATCTGCTATCCCCTGAGGCGACAGGGGGAGAGGTTCCCCTTCGTGTGCTCTCACGCGCGCGGCTTCTGTGAGGGGATCGTGCTTGATGAAGAGGTCCTGTATGCGACTACGTTGGAGGGGGTGAGCTTTCTCGAGCGGCTGGCGTACGAGCTGCTGGCTTCCCTCGGGGCGACGATGGAAGGAGGCATCTTGACTGCGGGCGGCGGTGCCCACAGCAGGACCTGGTGTGCAATCAGGGCCAGCGTGCTGGGCAGGCCGGTGTTGGTGGCCAGGCACACCGGCGCGGCCTACGGGGCAGCCGTGCTGGCGGCCGGCGCGACGGTGCACCGCGGGCTGGAGGAGGCCACACGCACCATGGCCCGGCCCGCAGCCTCCTTTGACCCGGATCCAAGGCTTGAGGCTGGCTACGGCGAGCAGTACCAGCGCTTCCTGGAGGCGCTGCGGCAAAGAGGCTACATCTAGGAGGGCCTATGTTGCGAGTGTGGCTTGCCAGGCATGGACAAACGGTGTGGGGAGACGAGGACCGCTTCTGCGGACGGACCGATCTGGAGCTGTCCGAGCGGGGCTACGCTCAGGCCGAGGCGCTGGCGCGACGCCTGGCGGCCGAGCCCCTGGTCGCCGTGTACGCCAGCCCGCTGCGCCGGGCGCTGGCCACGGCGGAGGCCGTGGCGCGCTCCCAGGGCCTGCCGGTGGAGGCGCTGGAAGGCCTGGTGGAGATGGATTTCGGGCGCTGGGAGGGGCGCACCCGGGAAGACGTCCGCCGCGCCTCCCCCGACCGCTACCTGCGGTGGTGCGAGGATCCGGCTGCCGTAGCCCCGGAGGGAGGCGAGGGCGCCTACGAGGTCGCCCAGCGAGCGCTGGCGGCGCTGCACCACGTGTTCGCCAGCCACCGGGCGGGCGCGGTGCTGGTGGTGGCGCACAGGACGGTCAACCGCATCCTCCTGTGTCATTACCTGGAGATACCGATCCGCGCTTACAGGGAGCGGCTTGGACAGGACCTATGTGCGCTCAACCTGCTTGAGGTGGCAGGGGGGCAAGTGCGCGTCAGGCTCCTGAACTCCACCGATCACATTAGGTATGTGCCCATCGCTGAAGCGATGTAACTTTCCTCGCACTTATGCAGGGGTGATACGCACAACCAGAAACTACCGGAAAACGTTTACCAAGATATATTGATATATTTTCTGATTGATGATAGTTTTTAAACATAAATCGTTCTATAATGTTTTGGTTAGGATTTATGACCGGCTGCATGCCAAGCCAGCAGAGAGGTCCTTGTATTGGTTGCTCGTTCGTAGGAGGATCTAGAGAGATGGCAGCAAAAGACGAAAGGACAAAGACGAATGTTAGCCGTAGGGAGTTTCTACGTCGCACGACCCGCATTGGGGGAGCACTGATCGCTGCCCCACTCCTGTGGGCCTGCGGCCGCCAGAGAGGATCCACTACCCAAGGCCGCTCACCGATGGCCAGTCCGGCCAATACGCACATGACTGGTAGGGCACCGGCCACTACCGAGATCACGCTATGGGCCAGGGACAGTCAGAAGACGTTCATAGGTGACCTGGTCGAGGCCTTCAACCACACCCACAAAGATTTCCAGGTTAGGGTCAACCTCATTCCGGCCGCCAACTTTGTCCAGAAGTTCGGCACGGCAGCGGCGGGAGGCACTGGACCGGACATTGCCTCGATCGACCTGGTCTACCTACCGTACTTTGCCTCAGTGGGCGCCCTATAGGACATCACCGACAAGGTAAACGCCCTGACGTACAAGTCCGGCCTGAGCTCGTCCCACATGAGGTTGGCTACTTACAAAGGCAGGATCTATGCTTTACCGTTCACCGCTGAGGCCTCGGTGCTCTTCTACAACGTCACCCTCTTTAGGCGAGCGGGACTAGATCCCAAGCGGCCTCCCAGGACATGGGAGGACGTCGAGGAATACGCCCGCAAGATCAGATCTCTGGGAGGTGAATACTATGGCTATGTGTTTGCCGGCGCAAGCGCGGGTTACAACGCCTTCACCTTCATGCCCTATATCTGGGCTAGTGGAGGCGACGTACTGACAAGCAAAGGCTCGCCCACATTCGACTCACCAATCATTACCCAAGCACTTACCTTCTACCGTCGCATGTGGGAGGGTGACCTCATCCCGAAGCTTGCGCAGACTGATCAGGGCACCAACAGCGGGCCAGCGTTCGCAGGTGGGAAAATTGGCATCTATCCCTCTGGAGCGTTCTTCATCCCTACTCTAAGCAGCGCCAAGAACTTCGAGTGGGATGTGACTCCTATTCCGGGCAGGACCGGTGGCTACGCTTCCTTTGCGGGTGGCGATGAGATCGCCATACCTAAAGCATCCAAGCACAAGGACGAGGCCTGGGAGTTCATTCAGTGGGCTACCGGGGAGGAGGCACAGGCCGTTCTAGCTCGCAAGGGAATTGTACCCATTCGTACTGATCTCTACAAGAGCATCTACGAGCCTCTGAATCCTAAGTACAAGGCCTTGGCCCAGGCGATGTTGGAGGGTCGTACTCCCTATAGCACCGTGTACAACGCCCTCTTCAACGACAACAACGGACCATGGATCAAGATGATTCAGGATGCGGTGTTTAGAGGGGACATCCAAGGGGCCCAGCGAGCTGCCCAGCAGCGGGCTATGGCCATAACTGCGGGGAGCTGAGCATGGCCCCGGCCCGCGAAGTCGCCACCCGCGAGCGTATTGGGTCTCAGAGCGTATCCAGTAGCTGGCGCTGGCGTCGATCGGTAGAAGGCATCTTGTACGTGCTGCCAGCCACGATCCTCATTGGGCTGTTCTTCTTCATACCCTTGGGGATGACGTTCTGGATGTCCCTCTACGACTGGCCCATCCTCGGTGCCCGTCGTTTCACCGGCTTGGCCAACTACGGGCGCGCGCTGGGAGACCCTAACTTCCTGCATGCTGTGTACTTCACCTGCGTGTACACGCTGGTGATCACCCCCATCCTGATCGTTGTGGGCTTCGCCTTGGCGATGCTCGTCAAGGGCCACCGGAGGGGAGTGGGGCTGTTTCGTACACTCTACTTCCTGCCCGTGCCAATAGGGTTTGCCTCGGCCAGCTACCTCTGGGTCTGGTTAGTGCAGCCTGACGCCGGCCCCCTGGGCCGCATCCTGCAGCTGCTGGGATTGGTGCAGCAGCCCCCTCAGTGGCTTGCCGGCACCACCAGTGCGCTGGCAGTGGTGATCGCGATGGTGACCTGGAAGACGTCAGGCATGCAGATGATACTCCTGATGTCTGGGATGCACTCCATCCCCATCGAGCTGGAGGAGGCGGCGCGCGTGGACGGCGCTAGCGGTCGGCAGGTGTTCTGGCTAGTCACCCTGCCCCTGCTCAGATCGACGCTGGCGTTGGTGCTCGTGTTCTCGGTGGCGGGCTCCCTGCTCGCGTTCGATCAGTTCTACATCATCACCGGCGGAGGGCCCTCCAACTCCACCATCACCGCTGTCTACTGGATCTACCATACCGCGTTCATCAACTTCCAGTTGGGCTACGCCGCCGCGCTGTCGATCCTGCTCATGGTTGTGCTGGCGCTGGTCAGCTTCGTGCAGCTGCGGCTCATCCATAGATCGGTGGAACTGTGAGGTGTTGGCGATGAAGGTTATGCCGCTCAAGACCATGCATCAAGCTACTCTAGCTTGGTGGGTAGTCTGCATCCTGTTGGGTGTCCTGTTCTTACTGCCCCTGTACCTCATGGTGACGCAAGCCTTCAAGAGCCCGGCCGAGGCCGCGGCCATACCCCCTACCCTGTGGCCACATAGCTGGTCGCTGGATTCTTTCAGGCGCATGGGGGGCGAGGTGGCCAGCATCAACATCTCGCAGCACATCCTCAACAGCCTGTACGTGTCCCTTGCCACAGTAGGGGGCGTGGTGTTGGTGAGCACCTTGGGGGGCTACAGCTTCGCCAGGCTCAACTTCCCGGGCAATGGTGTGTGGTTCTTCGGCCTGCTGGTCACGTTCATGATCCCCTTCCAGGCGATCATCACCCCTCTCTACCTGGTGATGCGAGCACTCCACCTGCAGAACTCGTTGGTCGGGTTGGCACTGGTC from Thermobaculum terrenum ATCC BAA-798 includes:
- a CDS encoding carbohydrate ABC transporter permease, which produces MARRVATTNLQEGVAVAAAPPTPTTAARARWRPYLLVAPSIVLTIWVLYPFAQSVWYSLHHYVLSQPWSRPFVGLRNYQKIFTDPDFLHTVAVTLEYTLLAVAIELLLGMLLAFLLNRDSLLTKILRPLLILPLMVAPAIGSLIWKLETNPQFGFVNFFMSFIGQRYFPWGSSPRTALLTVVLVDVWIFTPFIALLLLAGLRSLPQQPFEAARLDGAGAWFTFRTLTLPMLMPYILIAVMFRILDSLQQFDIIYAMTQGGPGDTLMTFQLRAYLEAFTFLRLSESAALILVLWVITYAISYVMVRYWNRARAHLRGA
- a CDS encoding carbohydrate ABC transporter permease, which translates into the protein MRKWLAHLVLIAIYLFFLLPLYWVVAMSFMTNQQILTYPPQFAFSPTLANYKALVLGQLGGGVGTLKVDYLHNFINSLIVSCGAVGLSLVAGIPAAYALARYRFRGADNWAFTLLSFRFAPALLILIPLLQIYRSVGLYNTYWGLILAYQLITLPFIVWIVRGYFEDVSPELEFAARLDGYGWWRSFWHVSLPLVKPGVVAAALLAFIYAWNNFIFALVLGSSDVQPVTVAMLSFMTASGIQYGVIAAALVISVVPILLLAVYAQRFLVRGLSMGAIKG
- a CDS encoding ABC transporter ATP-binding protein — protein: MPRVRLEHLVKSYGRVRAVDDLCLEVEDREFFVLYGPSGAGKTTTLKLIAGAEHPDSGEVHIGGRRVDLLEPDARNVAMTFESYALYPHYSVYDNIAFPLRAPDRRMSRAEIDERVRWAARLLGIEHVLGHKPAEISQGQRQRTALARAIVRPADVYLFDEPLSHVDAKVRHYMRGELHRMSTMLNNTIIYVTHDYVEALSLGDRVGVLDHGRLHQVGTPREVYYAPRNLFVALSFGQPEMNILEGTLTAANGRLRVETALGTTHQLATGEPLPTAGTEVWVGLRPQDLQLGDLGAGTAFDAEVLVFEPLGTHGVLRARANGQVLNVLVPPNARFEPGSRVLLDYPEDALYLFDRESQLNILHPRITTPQGARDGGAKA
- a CDS encoding ABC transporter ATP-binding protein — encoded protein: MAELRLEQVRKVYRSRGRAVEAVKGIDLAIQDGEFVALLGPSGCGKTSTLRMIAGLETITSGRIYIGDRLINGLEPSQRDVAMAFESYALYPPLTVRENIEFPLKARRVPPDERRRRVERVAEMLQLGPILDLKPAQLSGGEQQRVSLARALVRNASVLLLDEPMSHLDPRLRFQMRLHLKELLQEISTTTIIVTHDQLEAIALADRIAVMNNGVVEQFGDRNELYNRPATIFVADFVGEPPTNFVRCALTSVNGELAFRSQDGAICLPPPHRLRASLRDRLGQEFVLGIRPQDMAIATPKPACDPYHLPGRITFVEWIGEETHVTVEAGQATLIVVMGAEDYFEEGQQVDVTFPEEALHVFDPESGRAL
- a CDS encoding FGGY-family carbohydrate kinase produces the protein MEACIGLDVGTGGVRACLVDAEGRLLASAERPLEARREGVLFEQDPGQWWREAMACLRALARRAHRVNVRAISVAATSGTVLLVDAEGEPLLPAIMYSDGRAQAEAAELNEALAGQCARLGYRFHPSWGLPKLLWLRRHRPDLWRCGRIAHAADYLLERLSGVMGVTDWTQALKSGYDVAELRWPAEVARLLELPLERLPQVVAPGTPLGTLRQSVSEALGLPRDVIVVAGMTDGCASQLAAGSVSPGEWLTVLGTTMVIKGVSRQLLRDPAGRIYHHRHPLGWWLPGAASNTGGEALELWARARLPELDAAAASRIPTGLICYPLRRQGERFPFVCSHARGFCEGIVLDEEVLYATTLEGVSFLERLAYELLASLGATMEGGILTAGGGAHSRTWCAIRASVLGRPVLVARHTGAAYGAAVLAAGATVHRGLEEATRTMARPAASFDPDPRLEAGYGEQYQRFLEALRQRGYI
- a CDS encoding histidine phosphatase family protein, which produces MLRVWLARHGQTVWGDEDRFCGRTDLELSERGYAQAEALARRLAAEPLVAVYASPLRRALATAEAVARSQGLPVEALEGLVEMDFGRWEGRTREDVRRASPDRYLRWCEDPAAVAPEGGEGAYEVAQRALAALHHVFASHRAGAVLVVAHRTVNRILLCHYLEIPIRAYRERLGQDLCALNLLEVAGGQVRVRLLNSTDHIRYVPIAEAM
- a CDS encoding extracellular solute-binding protein encodes the protein MAAKDERTKTNVSRREFLRRTTRIGGALIAAPLLWACGRQRGSTTQGRSPMASPANTHMTGRAPATTEITLWARDSQKTFIGDLVEAFNHTHKDFQVRVNLIPAANFVQKFGTAAAGGTGPDIASIDLVYLPYFASVGAL
- a CDS encoding ABC transporter substrate-binding protein, producing MATYKGRIYALPFTAEASVLFYNVTLFRRAGLDPKRPPRTWEDVEEYARKIRSLGGEYYGYVFAGASAGYNAFTFMPYIWASGGDVLTSKGSPTFDSPIITQALTFYRRMWEGDLIPKLAQTDQGTNSGPAFAGGKIGIYPSGAFFIPTLSSAKNFEWDVTPIPGRTGGYASFAGGDEIAIPKASKHKDEAWEFIQWATGEEAQAVLARKGIVPIRTDLYKSIYEPLNPKYKALAQAMLEGRTPYSTVYNALFNDNNGPWIKMIQDAVFRGDIQGAQRAAQQRAMAITAGS
- a CDS encoding carbohydrate ABC transporter permease; translated protein: MAPAREVATRERIGSQSVSSSWRWRRSVEGILYVLPATILIGLFFFIPLGMTFWMSLYDWPILGARRFTGLANYGRALGDPNFLHAVYFTCVYTLVITPILIVVGFALAMLVKGHRRGVGLFRTLYFLPVPIGFASASYLWVWLVQPDAGPLGRILQLLGLVQQPPQWLAGTTSALAVVIAMVTWKTSGMQMILLMSGMHSIPIELEEAARVDGASGRQVFWLVTLPLLRSTLALVLVFSVAGSLLAFDQFYIITGGGPSNSTITAVYWIYHTAFINFQLGYAAALSILLMVVLALVSFVQLRLIHRSVEL
- a CDS encoding carbohydrate ABC transporter permease is translated as MKVMPLKTMHQATLAWWVVCILLGVLFLLPLYLMVTQAFKSPAEAAAIPPTLWPHSWSLDSFRRMGGEVASINISQHILNSLYVSLATVGGVVLVSTLGGYSFARLNFPGNGVWFFGLLVTFMIPFQAIITPLYLVMRALHLQNSLVGLALVYITYQLPFGLYLMRNAFGTIPREIQEAALLDGCSTLLSLTRVMLPIALPGVVTTALFAFFAAWNDFFAALILVTDQDRMTLPVTLSILQSGQFGTIDWGVLQAGVVVSAIPCVLLFLVLQRYYVSGLLSGALK